In the Euphorbia lathyris chromosome 5, ddEupLath1.1, whole genome shotgun sequence genome, one interval contains:
- the LOC136229727 gene encoding uncharacterized protein, giving the protein MSNEPKKDNVNDVDSKEWQQAIVGEMKRLGAIVADLYSEEKKVKLVVSELTEYAAVWWDQLKRTRKRDGDEPIRTWGELKKVMKKRFVPAHYYKELLKELQSMSQGNQSVEDYHKQLEMALIRADIQEDEEATMVRFLMGMKREIRNPLELQTYFHMDEMLHKAIKIERQLQEVEKGRSKFKGTTSTPWKSDPRGNFKTKSEFSSKSDQTPQVDSKAFGKLQIGGTTPKYKTTEKPTRTREIVCFKCQGRGHYARECSNQKAMVMKHGELISESESEHESDDMPTLEDCSDIEEVDSKGGHGVNLVTRRTLKMGVSGDIEQREHIFHAHCNILGKTCLLIIDGGSCCNVVSNVLASRLGISTIPHPNPYRLQWLNDSNELKVTKQVLLNFSIGSFSDEVLCDVVPMQACHVLLGRPWQFDRSEFKDLFPEEMPNKLPPIRGIEHQIDFVPGAQIPNRPAYRSNPEETKELQRQVEELMAKGLIRESMSPCAVPVILVPKKDGTWRMCIDSQGVSVDIEKVKAIQEWPTPNSVTEVRSFHGLASFYRRFVKNFSTIAAPLTEIIKKNVGFKWGKAQEDAFEMLKARLTSAPVLALPNFDKSFEIECDASGVGIGAVLMQEGRPIAFFSEKLSGATLNYPTYDKELYALVRALQMWQHYLWPKEFVIHTDHESLKHLKGQQKLNRRHAKWVEFIETFPYVIKYKQGKENVVADALSRRHEGYLFRDNRLCMPKCSHREFLVREAHGGGLMGHFGVAKTLDMISEHFFWPHMKRDVERICASCINCKKAKSRVMPHGLYTPLPVPNEPWTAISMDFVMALPRSKRGNDSIFVVVDRFSKMAHFIPCHKTDDAINIANLFFREVVRLHGMPKSIVSDRDPKFLSYFWKTLWNKLGTKLLFSTSCHPQTDGQTEVVNRTLGQLLRAVIQKNLKSWEECLPFIEFAYNRAIHSSTNFSPFEIVYGFNPLTPLDLIPLPVVWLHMRKERFPAQRKSKLHPRGDGPFQVVARIGDNAYKLDLPGDEDLRTNPFQERGNDVISKAQEHGTKELGVKEPSRSMRDPLELSIGPMTKNRAKKDQQMLNGLILSFFKQGMNSSEVIKDGVFLCCIQAQAQNSDM; this is encoded by the exons atgTCTAACGAACCTAAAAAGGACAACGTTAACGATGTTGATTCTAAAGAATGGCAACAAGCTATTGTAGGTGAGATGAAGAGGTTAGGGGCTATTGTGGCTGATttg tattccgaggagaagaaggtgaaacttgtagtatccgaactaactgaatatgcggctgtttggtgggaccaattaaagcgcacaagaaaaagagatggtgatgaacccataagaacatggggtgaattgaagaaggtcatgaaaaagagatttgtgccggctcactattataaggagttgttgaaagaactccaatccatgtctcaaggtaaccaatctgttgaagattatcacaaacaattggagatggcactaatccgagctgatatacaagaagatgaggaagctaccatggttagatttctcatgggaatgaagagggagattcgcaaccctcttgagctacaaacttatttccacatggacgagatgctccataaagcgataaaaattgagagacaacttcaagaggttgagaaagggagatcaaagttcaaaggcactacttccactccatggaagtcagatccaagaggtaatttcaaaactaaatctGAATTTAGCTCTAAAAGTGACCAAACGCCTCAGGTTGATTCAAAAGCATTTGGGAAGTTGCAAATTGGTGGAACTACTCCAAAATACAAAACTACTGAAAAACCCACAAGAACTCGTGAAATTGTGTGTTTTAAGTGCCAAGGGAGAGGGCACTATGCAAGAGAGTGTTCGAATCAAAAGGCGATGGTTATGAAGCATGGTGAGTTAATATCCGAAAGTGAGTCCGAACATGAATCAGATGATATGCCCACCTTAGAAGATTGTAGTGATATAGAAGAGGTGGATAGTAAAGGAGGACATGGAGTTAACTTAGTCACTCGTAGAACATTGAAGATGGGAGTGAGTGGTGACATTGAGCAACGAGAGCACATCTTTCATGCTCATTGCAACATACTTGGAAAAACATGCTTACTAATTATTGATGGAGGAAGTTGTTGCAACGTGGTAAGCAATGTGTTAGCAAGCCGATTAGGGATATCAACAATTCCACATCCCAATCCTTATCGGTTACAATGGTTGAATGATAGTAACGAACTCAAAGTTACTAAACAGgtgcttctgaacttttctattggttctttttctgatgaggtattatgtgatgtagtacctatgcaagcatgtcatgtgttattggggaggccttggcaattcgaTCGATCA GAATTCAAGGATTTATTCCCCGAAGAGATGCCTAATAAGTTACCCCCGATTCGAGGAATTGAGCATCAAATTGACTTTGTTCCCGGAGCACAAATTCCAAATCGACCAGCCTATAGAAGTAACCCTGAGGAGACAAAAGAACTACAAAGGCAAGTCGAGGAACTAATGGCAAAAGGGTTGATTCGTGAATCTATGAGTCCGTGTGCTGTACCAGTCATCCTAGTACCAAAGAAAGATGGAACTTGGCGGATGTGCATCGATT CACAAGGAGTTTCTGTTGATATTGAAAAGGTGAAAGCCATTCAAGAGTGGCCAACGCCAAATTCAGTTACCGAGGTGAGGAGCTTTCATGGCTTGGCGAGTTTCTATAGGAGGTTTGTGAAGAACTTCAGTACCATTGCCGCACCACTAACCgagataataaaaaagaatgttgGCTTTAAGTGGGGCAAAGCACAAGAGGATGCTTTTGAGATGCTTAAGGCAAGACTAACTTCTGCCCCCGTTTTAGCACTTCCAAACTTTGATAAATCGTTTGAAATTGAGTGTGATGCGTCGGGAGTAGGGATTGGTGCTGTTTTAATGCAAGAGGGTCGACCTATAGCCTTCTTTAGTGAAAAACTTAGTGGTGCAACCTTAAACTATCCCACTTATGATAAAGAACTCTATGCATTAGTTAGGGCTTTGCAAATGTGGCAACATTATTTATGGCCTAAAGAGTTTGTGATCCACACCGATCATGAATCCTTGAAACATCTTAAGGGTCAACAAAAATTGAACCGAAGACATGCCAAGTGGGTGgaatttatagagacgtttccttatgtgattaagtataagcaagggaaggaaaacgtagttgctgatgcattaagtagg agACATGAGGGCTACTTATTTAGAGATAATCGATTATGCATGCCTAAATGTTCACATAGAGAATTTCTTGTGAGGGAAGCCCACGGTGGAGGCTTGATGGGGCATTTTGGGGTTGCTAAGACTTTGGACATGATTTCTGAACATTTCTTTTGGCCTCATATGAAACGTGATGTGGAAAGAATATGTGCTAGTTGTATTAATTGTAAGAAAGCTAAGTCTAGAGTTATGCCTCATGGTTTATACACTCCATTACCTGTGCCGAATGAACCTTGGACTGCtatatccatggattttgtgatggctTTACCTAGGTCTAAGAGAGGTAATGATTCCATATTTGTGGTTGTAGATCGCTTTTCTAAGATGGCACATTTCATACCATGCCATAAAACTGATGATGCTATTAATATTGCTAACTTGTTCTTTAGAGAGGTTGTTCGTCTGCATGGGATGCCAAAGAGTATAGTTAGTGATAGAGATCCTAAGTTTTTAAGCTATTTTTGGAAGACTTTGTGGAATAAATTGGGGACTAAACTGTTGTTTTCTACTTCTTGTCACCCTCAAACTGATGGTCAAACCGAAGTAGTAAATAGAACTTTAGGACAACTTCTTAGGGCAGTTATTCAAAAGAATCTTAAGTCATGGGAAGAATGCCTACCATTTATTGAGTTCGCTTATAATAGGGCTATACATTCATCTACTAACTTCTCaccatttgaaattgtttatggttttaatcctttgacaccattagacttgatccctttgcctgt GGTGTGGTTGCATATGCGCAAGGAAAGGTTCCCCGCTCAGAGAAAATCAAAGCTACATCCTAGAGGCGATGGTCCATTTCAAGTAGTCGCACGAATTGGGGATAATGCCTACAAGCTCGACTTGCCAG GAGATGAAGATTTGAGGACAAATCCTTTTCAAGAGAGAGGgaatgatgtgatatcaaaagcacaagagcatggaacaaaggagcttggagttaaggagcctagtagaagcatgagggatccattggagctgtcaattggacctatgacgaagaatcgtgcaaagaaagaccaacaaatgcttaatggactcatcttgagcttctttaaacaaggaatgaattctagcgaagtcattaaagatggtgtgtttttgtgttgtatccaagcccaagcccaaaatagtgatatgtaa